A genome region from Mesorhizobium sp. B2-1-8 includes the following:
- a CDS encoding N-acetylmuramoyl-L-alanine amidase encodes MSGFLPDEPSAEVRVSPNFGPRRDAQKPDMIVLHYTGMATGAGAEAWLCDPASEVSSHYLVHENGHIVQMVRESDRAWHAGQSSWFGRTDINSCSVGIEIVNPGHSLGYPSFPKRQITAVIELCKGIAARHAIVAERVLAHSDVAPGRKIDPGEKFPWAALFKAGVGHLVPAAPLRRGTALKPGDRGADVETLQSMLSLYGYGVEISGLFDDRTRVVVEAFQRHFRPRRIDGVADGSTMRTLQKLLASIRN; translated from the coding sequence ATGAGCGGCTTCCTGCCCGACGAGCCGAGCGCCGAGGTCAGGGTATCGCCGAATTTCGGGCCAAGGCGCGACGCGCAGAAACCCGACATGATCGTGCTGCACTATACGGGCATGGCAACCGGTGCCGGGGCCGAAGCCTGGCTGTGTGATCCGGCGAGTGAAGTCTCGTCGCACTATCTCGTCCATGAGAATGGCCACATCGTGCAGATGGTCCGGGAAAGCGACCGCGCCTGGCACGCCGGCCAGAGTTCCTGGTTCGGACGCACCGACATCAATTCCTGCTCGGTCGGCATCGAAATAGTCAATCCGGGCCACTCACTGGGCTATCCCAGCTTTCCGAAACGTCAGATCACGGCGGTCATCGAGCTGTGCAAGGGGATTGCCGCGCGGCATGCGATCGTCGCCGAGCGGGTGCTGGCTCACTCCGACGTGGCGCCCGGTCGCAAGATCGACCCAGGCGAGAAGTTTCCATGGGCCGCGCTGTTCAAGGCCGGTGTCGGCCATCTCGTGCCAGCCGCTCCCCTCAGGCGCGGAACCGCGCTGAAGCCTGGCGACCGCGGCGCCGATGTCGAGACACTGCAGTCGATGCTGTCGCTCTATGGCTATGGTGTCGAGATATCGGGCCTTTTCGATGATCGGACACGGGTCGTCGTAGAGGCCTTCCAGCGGCATTTCCGGCCGCGCCGGATCGACGGAGTTGCCGACGGCTCGACGATGCGCACGCTGCAGAAGCTGCTTGCTTCCATCCGGAATTGA
- a CDS encoding IS110 family transposase, with the protein MTIFVGLDWGGSSHAVCVVDAAGKVLDHFVVAHDRDGLADLVARLRRHGPPGETPIAIERPSGLLVDALVDAGFVVTPVHPNVVKACRPRYRAVAAKSDPGDAYILADILRTDGHRLTPLKPQSDAIKALRALVRGRDDLVATRLVLANQLRALLESFWPGAAGLFADIASPIALAFLQRYPTPESASRLGEKRMAAFLAQNQYCGRRSVADVLGRLRAAPATMAAEAEADAKGELVRAIAVTLESLVAQIGKLSSRIEHAVAELPEGKIVMSFPRAGKICAAQITAELGDVRDRFQSQEHLAAEAGVAPVTYQSGKSRAVTWRWACNKRLRAALTCFADNSRHASPWAAKVYHDARERGCRHPHAVRILARAWLRILWRAWQDGTSYDPNKHPAASFLLTTG; encoded by the coding sequence ATGACCATTTTCGTCGGACTCGACTGGGGCGGCTCGAGCCATGCCGTCTGTGTCGTCGACGCCGCCGGTAAGGTCCTCGACCATTTTGTCGTGGCCCATGACCGCGATGGGCTTGCCGATCTCGTCGCGCGTTTGCGACGGCATGGGCCACCCGGCGAGACGCCGATCGCCATCGAACGGCCTAGCGGGTTGCTCGTCGACGCGCTGGTCGATGCCGGCTTCGTCGTCACGCCGGTCCATCCCAATGTCGTCAAGGCGTGCCGGCCGCGCTATCGCGCCGTCGCCGCCAAGAGCGATCCTGGTGACGCCTACATCCTTGCCGACATCCTGCGCACCGACGGGCACCGGCTGACCCCGCTCAAGCCGCAATCCGATGCCATCAAGGCACTGCGCGCGCTGGTGCGTGGCCGTGACGATCTCGTCGCCACAAGACTCGTCCTCGCCAACCAGCTGCGCGCCTTGCTCGAAAGCTTCTGGCCTGGCGCCGCCGGTTTGTTCGCCGACATCGCAAGCCCGATCGCACTGGCCTTCCTCCAGCGCTATCCCACACCCGAAAGCGCCAGCCGCTTGGGTGAGAAGCGCATGGCTGCCTTCCTTGCCCAGAACCAGTATTGCGGCCGGCGTAGTGTTGCCGATGTGCTCGGCCGGCTGCGCGCGGCTCCCGCCACAATGGCCGCTGAAGCTGAGGCCGACGCCAAGGGTGAACTCGTACGTGCCATCGCCGTTACTCTCGAAAGCCTCGTCGCCCAGATCGGCAAGCTCTCCAGCCGCATCGAACATGCCGTTGCCGAACTGCCCGAAGGAAAGATCGTCATGTCCTTTCCGCGCGCCGGAAAGATCTGCGCTGCACAGATCACCGCCGAGCTGGGCGACGTGCGGGACCGCTTCCAGAGCCAGGAACACCTGGCCGCCGAGGCCGGCGTCGCACCAGTCACCTACCAGAGCGGTAAATCCCGCGCCGTTACATGGCGATGGGCCTGCAACAAGCGACTGCGCGCGGCGCTCACCTGCTTCGCCGACAACTCCCGCCATGCCAGCCCCTGGGCTGCCAAGGTCTATCACGACGCCAGAGAGCGAGGATGCAGACACCCTCATGCCGTTCGCATCCTCGCCAGAGCCTGGCTCAGAATCCTCTGGCGCGCATGGCAGGACGGCACATCCTACGACCCCAACAAACACCCCGCCGCTAGCTTCTTGCTCACAACAGGTTGA